AGCTAAAACTGATGTAATGCAATAGTGCAAATGACTCCCTAAAAACCTCATGGTGTCAACACAAACTGAACAATTTTGTGAATTACTCTATAGCAGAACTGTAGTTTTTGCTGGGGGAACCTAATGAATTCTGTTGAGTGACGTTTAGGGGGGAGGGGCTGGTCGCATCACATAACTTCTAAATTACTGGATTTACACATTTGCTGCTGCGAGCAAGCAGTGGCTAACTGTTCACTTAAATGTCACATAATAAAAGCTGTGATGCTTACAAACTTCGACTATAAGCTCTGGAAAGTATTGTATGTGATTGTTAGGCATTGTCATATTCATACTTGCCAACCTTGAGACCTCAGAATTAGGGAGATATtcaaagggggggggggggcgccTCAtatataatcacacacacaaaacaaacgaAAAGAAgaatataattcatttatttgtacataatttatacatacatatgtaCTATAACAACAACACTCCTCTACTGATGGTTgtatttgaaggtgcaatgcttCACAGCCAGTAGCACAGCCCTTGAAGGAGTGTAGCTATGAGCAGCACCTGTGAAATTCTTTCTTCCTTTTCTCCTTCTTCTGCTTCTTTTTCCGTTCTGAATTTGGCGCGCTTGACTTCGAGGTGTAACCTCTATTTTTGTTCGGTCTGAAACGGCGCCCAGTGACGGATGGTGTAGCAATATTGTTGTCCGGGTGGAAATCGGGAGAAATTCGGGAGAAAGGTCGGCCCGGGAGATTTTCGGGAGGGGCTTTGAAATTCGGGAGTCTCCCGGAAAAATCGGGAGGGTTGgcatattatatttttgagatATTTTCCACAGTCATGTCCTCCTCTCTCAGTGGGACTCCTTTAACGGGAGTGAAAAGCACAAACGAAGCATATGTAAatcagtggcggctgctgatcttttaaagaggggaagctcattttcggcctaaatcataaaaattgtccatttatttatatgtaaattctgccctacgttccttttcaagaaaatgctctgtaaccctgtcgtaccaactaggcgtcttttccagtgacttgaccagtgtcctctcaatggccagcagagcttggctgcttaaacggccttggcccattgtgttacgggtgtaggacttgagccgctttaaacaggagaagctcctttctacacctccagatgtagctccaattgttgccactaatgagaacagtttgtaaagctgaggcattgcactgtccaactccatgtctttaaggaacaccaagtaatcacacagctttcccctgttactctgcaagtcctgatctgaatacaggacttgaagttcagacctcagtctcccttaatcaaagtgatggccataacttttcaggacacttggaaggcctcctctggaaatgcttgtctcatgtcatcaaatttccctggattgactaattctaagaaaagcatactatatatatatatttaactcaacgggaggaaatgtgggaattatgttaaactgaaacaatgaatgtggtgtgaaattgtgtgaaatatatgatgaaggttgcagcagtttgtctttcgactacacatgcaaaatccgtgatgggactgagttggaaatggagacacagagtgatacgcgtcataatctgaagaccacacccacacccacacaaccgtctctttgcattgcgagaagctgccgcctccttgtcatttatgatttataaaaaataaaaagtctaaaagctgatatgtgacaatgtgtatagcaaacaagctaaaaaatcaagaaatacgtttttataaactgtcgaccccaaaaaacgagcgttttaggacataaaagtggattaaaaagagatgacagacactccaatcatcacgcagacgcccggagtccgggccagcccactcctccattcatcccagagacgctgagcgtccgtgggcgggacataatcgaagcattatccaatgaccgtcttgtttctaagcactgaaaaaaaactgtttaaagcagccccattgaatgaacctgctttgtacagttcaatcggCGTGTTCAGCCACTCACGTCAGCACTCTCAACAGACTgtccgaaaagcccgctcacagtgacgtgcacgagaacaaagcgcgttattgcGAGATTAAAAAGCTGCGGACGAGCACAAGGcaatagcatctggctgcagacgagatgcactgtcagacacatgcactgtcagccgcgcatgcgcactcgtcccatgcacgctctaacgtatttcacaaggtgaactgtaagattctattaataaaatgttaaggttactgctttttaagagtaccgtgaatactggtggttcagttcaaggccaggtatttattataattatagctgaaatacattaatgtgcatctgcactaataatgaaaatacataactaaataaaaccttttcttgtacACGTAATCTTCcaccctaaaaatataaacaaactcacatatatacataaatgtctcattctacaattaacaggtgcttgttaatcaatggtttaatgataaagttttattatatagacatactatatatgtatatatatatatatatatatatatatatatattatagtttatatatatatagtttgtttatataaaaataattgttctaatattaatttgttttaatattgcaggttagttttgttgtttgaaataaaacataatttattatacaaagaaacgtgaagcattttagaaataatacaagggaagttgttcatttagtaaaaataaatcttgaataaatcgcatcgtgagctgagtgaatcgttacatccctatatttgatagatttcaacgtcatattaaataattttgagaaacacattgtCAAAAAAATTACTATAAagtgcaggtcacctacaaactttcctgtgagttttcaagcaacgctacaaaattaatttagataacgttagttcttcaataaattactgtatgaagaacatgtatcgttaaccaagtatcatagatgcgatatatctaccattgattataaggattaagttaggtttcgaaaacattatcttatatattaaaacgatactttacatctatctaatactgtatgaatgaaatcaatatacttacaacattcgtctgataatgttaaagaacgttttcgattatatttgtcaaataattcataataacacttttacttcgacttggtcttgtatgagaataaataaataaataaattgaatatttaataaatatacttataattggcctgtaggtgcatttaattcacacacgtgtctgacagtgcgtttgtttgagtgcgcatgcgcggctgagactgcatgtgtcggagtgcgcatgcgccgctgacagtgcatctggcctgagagtgcatctggtctgcagcTAGACCCTTCTCGCACAAGGCGCATTCTCGCCCGAATctacgctctttgcgtagagaattgccgacagtgacaacagcgcatactgcggtcacaaaatatcacgggtaacagaaaattgTGTATCAGGTAGCCCCCCTTGCCCTCAATATGCGATGAAGGTGCCTCTCTGATAAAACGATTCCTTGCAATGCAAGGCTTCGGAAAATGTCTTTATAACTCAATcccatcttaaaatatatatcaattaaCGTTTCTCTGTCCATAACAGTAGCAACGTCTAAATTAGTAAAATACCGATGGTTTCATTAAATTGTGGTACCAATCGAATAAAGCGTGAGCACGATTAACGTAAATCGAGGGAACGAATTAATAAAACGTGGGCACGATTTACGTTAATCGAGGGGACGAATTAATAAAACGTGCGCGCGATTTTCCTGAATCGAGGTAACGACTAAGCAAAACGTTCACACGAATTAATTATTCGTGGGAACGAATTCTTAATTCGTGGCCAcgatatatataaaaaatgtcgTGTGACAGGTTACGGGCTCCGTAGTTTTAAATGTTGAGTCtactttaaaattaattaatacaaaGCGCTTCAATAATCTTGATCGCTTCTACCTTTAAAACACAGGTTTATCTGTTGTCACAACCCACTGTCTGCCTGCTTCCATTACCGGACTACACTTCCCATAATCCTTTGTACCCGTCTCACCTGATCCCCATCATCTGGACACTATTCCCATCACCTGTCTACCCCTTGTTTTCTGTCTTATTTAAATTCTCCCtttgattttgttatttgtccgctgttgaatgtgtttatggtgttgtgctttttcctgtgtctctgtggattaaattataccAGTTTGGAGTATCTGCTTGTCTTGAGTGTTCGCTGCACAAACCGTGACAtctgaaaagtgaaagtgaccaatttgtcagttatggtgacccataacTGTACGTAAGTGTCTCTGTCGACACCTAGGCTACTGTACAGACTCGACTTTCACCTGGAAATTTAGATGTGcggtttttctcaacaaaaacttATCTGCTTTATTAATAGGtttttcatattgtttattcagaaattgttacaaaatctaaacaataaaactaatattgtattgatgGGAGAGTCTACCCGCTACGAAAAAAGTCTTCttcagcacatcccaaagattctcaatagggTCAAGGTGTGGGCACTGTGGTGAAcaatgagtgaaaatgatgtGTATGTTTCCTGAACCagctttcacaatttgagcttGATGAATCCTGGCcttgtcatgttgaaatatgcATAACTTTCAGTCATTGAGTCAACTGAACTCATCCtctgggcacataacgttgctgaacctagacctcaAATCCAATGGGAGCTCTAGCTATTTGCTTAGTTGAATCCATGCAGTTGTTGACTGTTTTAGAACGGGCAGTGTATATAACTCTGCTTTATAAATTGGTTTCTCATTCAGTCTGTATGAGgttattcagaaattgttacaaaaccaaaatgataaaactatatatttacattaacatttagtcatttagcagacgcttttatccaaagcgacttacagagagttcagggagcaataagcgacatgtcaaacaggagcaatcatacaataggtactgatacaaataagccaaagaTAATTTCGATAATATCTAAAGTACACATGGATGTCCAGTTCACAGCATATCTTAAATACTGTATGAACACAGAAGCCCTAGTTTAGGCACAACACAGTTAGCATATCTATAAATCCAGTCTTCTACATGTGGTCATTCCacctccaaacacacacacacaaacacgcacgcacacgcacacacacgcacacacccccacgcacacacacacacacacactgctcccTCAAGCTTAAtctaaaacatttccaaaacataGTGATATGTACATTCTCACAACCagataaagctgttattttatactggaaacaaagagtcaatgcctaaactgagaactaaaacaaaagcttaaactattgttaatcatacatacagtgagggaaataattatttgatcccctgctgatttaagTTTGTTTACTTACAGagaaatgaagggtccatcATTTGTATGGTAGATTTATttaaactgatagagacagaatatcaacaacaacaaatcagggaaaaatgttatataaaggttattaattgatttcagtcagtgaaataagaatttgatccctgagcaaaacataactttgtacttggtggagaaacccttgtggAAACAAATGTGGTGTAAAAACAGCGTATCATTAAcgtgatatagagcctattcatccaaaaaatgtataacaataaacattaaaataagtgaaaattaGCTCAACttgcatcaggagtagactttgaacttAACCTTAATGCCTCCTggtcatttctgatttataaaaaaaaaacagcacaatgactaaaacaagagaaagtccagtGATCTCTTAGCTGAGCGGGTCTAAGATATGCGAGGCTGTCTGGTTGTTCAaggaaacatattttaaagtgcaaacacttgtcagtatcgcACTCGTACAGACTCTTAATCTGCTGGGTAGAATCAAATCCGTACAGAATGGtgcgatttgaccaatcgggtgaaaggTGGCCACatacgaatcccatattgagtccaaattcaattttttaaaCGGTAAACGAAAAATCGGGCCGAAATGTAATTTTtcgtcatctttcagtttccaatcatttatttcaaataggatatcaaatgaataaaacgtacacggaccctTCATGTTATACACATGACCTGTCCAGATAATTACCCAATAACTGACTGAAGAGAAAATTGCTATTCGTAGGAGTGATTATCATTACTTATCTCTAATTTCTCCTTTGGTAGTATTATGATATCTGAAAGTTTCACAGAATGACACAGTTTGACTTGTGTCTCAGTTCTTCAATTTCTTTTTGTAACTCTTTTATTTCTTCtcctttctgttgtttaaagtgTTGATAGAGTTTTTCCAGCAACTCGTGTTGTTTCTGACGTTCTTCCAGCATCTGTCTCAGTTCTTCAACATGTtgttcttttctctctctgaaCTCATTAAACACTTCTGCTTGTTTTCTGgcttcatcttcatgttttttcttcatcTCTTTTATTCTCCGCTCATGTTCTTCGTTCTTTTTTTCttgctcttcctcttctctttcttttctctttctctcttgtgtttctcttctctTGCACTCTTCTTCTTGTTCTCTTttaatatcattatttattttctcccatctctttctctcttcttctcttctcTCAACATCTTCTCGTTGTTTTCTCTCCcacttctcttttctctctctctccagctgcTCGTAATGTTTCATCATTTCAGTTTTCTTCTCTTCGtattccctctctttctcttctttctcttgtctcagtttctctctctcttcaactCTCtgccttctctctttctcaaatgTCTGTTTGGTTTTCTCCACTTCATCTTGTTTATCTCTCAGTTGTTCTTCAtgtctctcttttctcttcctCTCATCTTCCTTTCGTTCTCTCATCTGTTGTTTCTTGTCTTCCTCCCATTCTCTCTGTTGTCGTTTAATTTCATCTTGAGTctcttttctgtcattttcagcttcttttctttttctcctccagtcttgtctctctctctcttcttcttcacGTCTCTTTTTCTCCTCAGATTCTCTCTTTCTAATCTCGTCTTCTTGTCTATTTTGTAATTGTGTTATTATCTGTTCTTGTTCATTTTTCATCTTCTCTTGATCTTGTCTGtatttctcttctctctttctatactcctcttctctctctttctctctctttatataaaGTGATCTCTGATGTTCAGTCTCACTCTTCATCTCTTCTATCTTCTGAAGATGCTCAGctcttagttttttttcttcctctatttgtttctttttttctttctcctgtTCCAGCCgttctgttttctctttctcctcaAACTCTTTTCTCagattttcttctttctctctgaAGTTTTTCTCCATATGCATTCTTTTCTCTTCtgctcttctcttctcttcttctaATTTCTTCATCAtgctctgtttctctctctcatgtttAGAGTTTAATTCCTTATTCTGAGTCtgaatttctctctctttctctttcagtaTTTCatccattttctttttaatgctcATCTCTGCCTCTTCAAACATGCTGTTAGTGAAATATCGACCgtgatttgttgttttcatcTCTCTTATCATGTTTATCAGTCGAGTCACTTGACTTCTGTCTTGTGTTTCATTGTTATTAAACGTCAGGAATCTGTTTCCACAGTCTCGCAGAAGCTTTTTGTGGTCTTTGTTGTTACATTTCTTCACATAATCTTCTATGGACTGACCCTTAAGATCATCTCCTCTAGTGAACAGAACAATACTGAACTGTGCAACTTTAGGACCAAAGAACATCTTTATCAGATCTATAGTGTCTGACTCTTCTTTAGTGAATCTTCCAACACTCAACACAATGATGAACACATGAGGTCCAGGTGATGACAGTGAcacacatttcaatatttcatctATCACTTCTTCGTTTGTCAGTTTTGTGTCAAACAGTCCTGGAGTATCAACAACAGATACTGATACACCATCAACTTCACAAACTCCTTTCTCACAAACACTTGTCAGTGAATCTGCCGCTGGCATGCTTTCAAACTTAATTTCTCCCAGAATTGTGTTTCCTGTTGCACTCTTTCCATGTCCTGTCCTTCCAATCAGCACAATTCGCAAACCCTCCTGATGCTCCTGTGCACCTTCAGCACCTGAAATATGTTAAGAGTTCACACATTAGGATCTTATTACATAAAGTCTTTAGTCTTCAAAATAGCAAAAGctcatcaaatatatttttatctctGTATAATAGTTCAGTAAATAAATGTTCCATACAGACACAGGGTGATTTCAGGTTGACAAATCTGGCTGTGTCTGGAATAATATTCCAAGATAAAGACAGATAAAACTAACCATGAGAAAATGAGCAAGACCTTGATAATAGCAACGATAACGGggtgagtgtgtttttatagaGCCAGTGATGACGATTAAGTGCAGATGAAAATCAAGATTGTTGATTGGGTGCAATGCATGATGGGAAGCGTAGTCTGGGTATTACAAGTAGGCAGGAATGGTGATACAGAGACTGTGTCCGAAATTGCCCCCATAAACTCATTCCCTATTCCCTAACATTAGTATACATTGAAAATGAGTGAGTGAATTCAGACATGTGCACCATCTTCTGCCGAGAACCGGAAATTCATTCAGAGCGACCATTCAATAATTTCAACTATGAATTTGGTCACGACTAAAAGTGGGTCTCCCCTCAAACTGTGCGaatagcatctggctgcagacgagatgcactgtcagacacatgcactgtcagccgcgcatgcacactcgtcacatgcactctcagccgcgcatacgcactcgtcacatgcacgctctaacgtatttcacgaagtgaactgtaagattctattaatttttttttaaggttactgctttttaagagtaccgtgaatactggtggttcggttcaaggccaggtatttattataattatagctgaaatacattaatgagcatctacactaataatgaaaatacatgactaaataaaacctttgtttatataaaaataattgttctaatattcatttgttttaaaattgcaggttagttttgtcgtttgaaataaaacataatttattatacaaagaaacgtgaagcattttagaaataatacaagggaagttgttcattttgtaaaaataaatcttgaataaatcgcatcgtgagctgagtgaatcgttacatcactatatttgatagatttcaacgtcatattaaataattttgagaaacacatta
This region of Triplophysa dalaica isolate WHDGS20190420 chromosome 7, ASM1584641v1, whole genome shotgun sequence genomic DNA includes:
- the LOC130426049 gene encoding GTPase IMAP family member 8-like isoform X1, whose translation is MAFNVDGNYSRTREQEKLGRHSPDYDRPNMSDLRIVLLGKSSSENVIVMKSILGVDLRQSEGPSEYLQYNSLRVGGPVENRHITVINSVNLLQPDLSCSQITDRVKECVSLCVPGPHAFILVLQHHNFSVQDWNRVKHVLKEFSEDAMKHTIVMTTAEETDGFLGTFERMNECITDVMKECGGGHLQFDKEQPEWRSEMFRTIDEIQKKEPDEYLKCEIFVDAEGSSVDPVGEDQERLKKGNYTALVRAKSKLNVVLCGADTSLKVFMSKLLRGKLNKPFDQREVFSSVCEKKEVKIHGRQICVVNLPALTGLSDEEMMCQTLKCVSLCGSGAHVFLIIIPVGPLTDEDKEEIEKIQKIFFFKHFLMIFTTEFPVDRNVTHFIESYYQTLIRLCEGRYRVMGLKEHKKFEQVSIDLLEYIENMETKPYSLQMFVRAQEMRGRHETEEKYEEKLRDMTSEIKELQLKINLFGAEGAQEHQEGLRIVLIGRTGHGKSATGNTILGEIKFESMPAADSLTSVCEKGVCEVDGVSVSVVDTPGLFDTKLTNEEVIDEILKCVSLSSPGPHVFIIVLSVGRFTKEESDTIDLIKMFFGPKVAQFSIVLFTRGDDLKGQSIEDYVKKCNNKDHKKLLRDCGNRFLTFNNNETQDRSQVTRLINMIREMKTTNHGRYFTNSMFEEAEMSIKKKMDEILKEKEREIQTQNKELNSKHEREKQSMMKKLEEEKRRAEEKRMHMEKNFREKEENLRKEFEEKEKTERLEQEKEKKKQIEEEKKLRAEHLQKIEEMKSETEHQRSLYIKREKEREEEYRKREEKYRQDQEKMKNEQEQIITQLQNRQEDEIRKRESEEKKRREEEERERQDWRRKRKEAENDRKETQDEIKRQQREWEEDKKQQMRERKEDERKRKERHEEQLRDKQDEVEKTKQTFEKERRQRVEEREKLRQEKEEKEREYEEKKTEMMKHYEQLERERKEKWERKQREDVERREEERKRWEKINNDIKREQEEECKRRETQERKRKEREEEEQEKKNEEHERRIKEMKKKHEDEARKQAEVFNEFRERKEQHVEELRQMLEERQKQHELLEKLYQHFKQQKGEEIKELQKEIEELRHKSNCVIL
- the LOC130426049 gene encoding GTPase IMAP family member 8-like isoform X2; translation: MAFNVDGNYSRTREQEKRRHSPDYDRPNMSDLRIVLLGKSSSENVIVMKSILGVDLRQSEGPSEYLQYNSLRVGGPVENRHITVINSVNLLQPDLSCSQITDRVKECVSLCVPGPHAFILVLQHHNFSVQDWNRVKHVLKEFSEDAMKHTIVMTTAEETDGFLGTFERMNECITDVMKECGGGHLQFDKEQPEWRSEMFRTIDEIQKKEPDEYLKCEIFVDAEGSSVDPVGEDQERLKKGNYTALVRAKSKLNVVLCGADTSLKVFMSKLLRGKLNKPFDQREVFSSVCEKKEVKIHGRQICVVNLPALTGLSDEEMMCQTLKCVSLCGSGAHVFLIIIPVGPLTDEDKEEIEKIQKIFFFKHFLMIFTTEFPVDRNVTHFIESYYQTLIRLCEGRYRVMGLKEHKKFEQVSIDLLEYIENMETKPYSLQMFVRAQEMRGRHETEEKYEEKLRDMTSEIKELQLKINLFGAEGAQEHQEGLRIVLIGRTGHGKSATGNTILGEIKFESMPAADSLTSVCEKGVCEVDGVSVSVVDTPGLFDTKLTNEEVIDEILKCVSLSSPGPHVFIIVLSVGRFTKEESDTIDLIKMFFGPKVAQFSIVLFTRGDDLKGQSIEDYVKKCNNKDHKKLLRDCGNRFLTFNNNETQDRSQVTRLINMIREMKTTNHGRYFTNSMFEEAEMSIKKKMDEILKEKEREIQTQNKELNSKHEREKQSMMKKLEEEKRRAEEKRMHMEKNFREKEENLRKEFEEKEKTERLEQEKEKKKQIEEEKKLRAEHLQKIEEMKSETEHQRSLYIKREKEREEEYRKREEKYRQDQEKMKNEQEQIITQLQNRQEDEIRKRESEEKKRREEEERERQDWRRKRKEAENDRKETQDEIKRQQREWEEDKKQQMRERKEDERKRKERHEEQLRDKQDEVEKTKQTFEKERRQRVEEREKLRQEKEEKEREYEEKKTEMMKHYEQLERERKEKWERKQREDVERREEERKRWEKINNDIKREQEEECKRRETQERKRKEREEEEQEKKNEEHERRIKEMKKKHEDEARKQAEVFNEFRERKEQHVEELRQMLEERQKQHELLEKLYQHFKQQKGEEIKELQKEIEELRHKSNCVIL